Proteins encoded within one genomic window of Desulfomonile tiedjei:
- a CDS encoding 4Fe-4S dicluster domain-containing protein, with amino-acid sequence MHSDRRTFLKILAGTGIATALGSNNSALADIATLRGYPDQFGVLVDTTVCIGCRRCEWACKDWNKLPDQKALREYEKDQAVFQKIRRTNADTFTVVNRFQNPRDGSKHIYVKKQCMHCYEPGCASSCFVKAFTKQPVGAVTYDASLCVGCRYCMAACPFDMPAYQYYNAFTPEVTKCTFCFDRITKEGEVPACVGICPVETMTFGKRTDLIDLAHKKIRDNPGRYVNHVYGENEVGGTSWMYLSAVPFNMIGFRTDLGSVPIPSMSKPFLSLVAPVFIVIPALAMGFYSFKKRRDRLVEEEIKQALEKKKEGK; translated from the coding sequence ATGCATTCAGATAGACGGACTTTCCTAAAGATCCTTGCCGGCACCGGAATCGCAACCGCTCTGGGATCGAACAACTCGGCTTTGGCCGATATTGCAACTCTCCGCGGCTACCCCGATCAATTCGGGGTTTTGGTCGACACCACGGTGTGCATCGGATGTCGACGCTGCGAATGGGCTTGCAAGGACTGGAACAAGCTGCCGGACCAGAAGGCCCTCAGAGAGTACGAAAAAGATCAGGCAGTGTTCCAGAAGATCCGAAGGACAAATGCAGACACGTTCACCGTGGTGAACCGATTCCAGAATCCGAGAGATGGCTCAAAACACATCTACGTGAAGAAGCAGTGCATGCACTGTTACGAGCCTGGGTGCGCTTCCTCTTGCTTTGTCAAAGCCTTTACCAAGCAGCCGGTGGGAGCTGTGACTTATGACGCATCCCTTTGCGTAGGTTGCCGGTACTGTATGGCCGCATGCCCGTTCGATATGCCCGCGTATCAGTACTACAACGCCTTCACCCCGGAAGTGACCAAATGCACGTTCTGCTTCGATAGGATCACCAAGGAAGGCGAGGTGCCGGCTTGCGTAGGCATTTGTCCCGTGGAGACCATGACCTTCGGCAAAAGAACTGATTTAATTGACCTGGCGCACAAGAAGATCCGGGACAACCCCGGCCGATATGTGAATCACGTATATGGCGAGAATGAGGTGGGAGGCACTAGCTGGATGTACCTCTCCGCCGTTCCGTTCAATATGATAGGCTTCAGGACAGACCTGGGAAGCGTGCCTATCCCTTCTATGAGCAAGCCTTTCCTGTCGCTGGTAGCGCCGGTCTTCATTGTGATCCCTGCGCTGGCCATGGGTTTTTACAGTTTCAAGAAACGCAGGGATCGCCTGGTTGAAGAAGAGATCAAGCAGGCTCTTGAGAAGAAGAAGGAGGGCAAATAA
- a CDS encoding (Fe-S)-binding protein: MGLPAEMLPEIPVVSDPGLDRNAENLTKGQIAEVINRVIDRETAARFRIYLNTCVHCGLCSDACHWFLSNDRDPRFSPVGKVKQTLWEILKKKGRVDADFLKECSRIAQTECNGCRKCSMYCPFGVDIAYLLFVVRRICYQLTIVPQFLQDTVNSHAATMNQMWVKQDEWVDTLQWQEEDARSEIVTARIPLDKEGADVFYSVIAPEPKILAQLIGNIAQIMAVAKVDWTMPSQDGWDNSNMAMFAGDFEIMGRVERAHHEAALKLKAKRIVMGECGHAFRGAVYDGPKWLGWREPPVPVIHAVDFYHELITSGRIKIARKFEEPVTLQEPCNIVRGRGLGTKLREVIQATCADFRPPPEPDFEHNYCCGAGGGVINCGPPWKTSRVKGNSVKAEQLAATKAHIVITPCHNCHAGIEDIISGYKLGMHVRFLIEILMQVMEIPDELKAE, from the coding sequence ATGGGCTTACCGGCAGAAATGCTACCAGAAATCCCGGTCGTTTCCGATCCCGGCCTGGATCGGAATGCCGAGAACCTCACCAAAGGGCAGATAGCGGAAGTCATCAACAGGGTGATAGACCGGGAAACCGCGGCCAGGTTCCGAATATACCTGAACACCTGCGTCCATTGCGGGCTCTGTTCCGACGCGTGCCACTGGTTCCTGTCGAACGATCGTGACCCCCGTTTTTCCCCTGTAGGCAAGGTCAAGCAAACCCTTTGGGAGATCCTCAAGAAGAAAGGCAGAGTGGACGCGGATTTTCTTAAAGAGTGCTCCAGGATTGCTCAGACAGAATGCAATGGGTGTCGAAAATGCAGCATGTACTGTCCCTTCGGGGTTGATATAGCCTATTTACTCTTCGTGGTTCGAAGGATCTGCTACCAACTGACAATCGTTCCTCAATTCCTACAGGACACGGTCAACAGTCATGCCGCTACGATGAACCAGATGTGGGTGAAACAGGACGAGTGGGTCGACACCCTCCAGTGGCAAGAAGAGGATGCAAGATCCGAGATCGTCACAGCGCGGATACCCTTGGACAAAGAAGGCGCTGACGTCTTCTACTCCGTGATTGCTCCCGAGCCTAAGATCCTTGCTCAATTAATCGGCAACATTGCCCAGATCATGGCCGTGGCAAAAGTAGATTGGACCATGCCGTCCCAGGACGGATGGGACAACAGCAATATGGCAATGTTTGCAGGCGATTTCGAAATCATGGGGCGAGTGGAACGAGCCCATCACGAAGCGGCCTTAAAATTGAAAGCGAAAAGAATCGTGATGGGAGAATGCGGCCATGCCTTCAGAGGCGCGGTGTACGATGGGCCCAAGTGGCTTGGTTGGCGAGAGCCGCCGGTTCCTGTCATCCACGCCGTGGACTTCTACCACGAGCTGATCACTTCAGGAAGAATCAAGATTGCCCGCAAATTCGAGGAGCCAGTTACTCTTCAGGAACCGTGCAACATTGTGAGGGGGAGAGGGTTAGGCACGAAATTGCGTGAAGTAATTCAAGCCACGTGCGCTGATTTCAGGCCGCCTCCGGAACCGGATTTTGAGCACAACTATTGCTGTGGCGCGGGCGGGGGTGTCATTAATTGCGGTCCTCCCTGGAAAACCTCGAGGGTCAAAGGCAACAGTGTCAAGGCGGAGCAACTGGCCGCCACAAAAGCTCACATCGTTATAACACCGTGCCACAATTGTCACGCCGGCATCGAGGACATAATCAGTGGCTATAAGCTGGGAATGCACGTGAGGTTCTTGATCGAGATCCTCATGCAGGTCATGGAGATCCCGGATGAACTCAAGGCGGAATAA
- a CDS encoding nitrate reductase: MYTFVSGPLVWIAFIVFAGGMIYQFLSMLKMAKKDKVVLPYMSLKYGLRSLLHWLIPFASKNMRMRYETTLVTFAFHICLVLLPIFLTAHVVMFSASWGLHWVTVSEKAADWLTVLVIFAAIFFLVRRWMLPEVRFVTSASDYVLLAVVAAPFVTGFIAHRQWFDYETMVVIHMISGAAMLMAIPFTRLSHMLFFPFTRAYMGSEFGAVRHARDW; the protein is encoded by the coding sequence TCGCGGGCGGAATGATCTACCAGTTCCTTAGCATGCTTAAAATGGCCAAGAAAGACAAAGTCGTTTTACCGTACATGAGTCTCAAGTACGGCCTTCGCTCGCTGCTTCACTGGCTAATTCCGTTTGCTTCCAAGAACATGCGGATGCGGTACGAAACAACCCTTGTCACCTTCGCGTTCCATATATGTTTGGTTCTGCTTCCTATTTTTCTCACCGCTCACGTGGTCATGTTTTCGGCCTCCTGGGGGCTGCATTGGGTGACCGTTTCGGAGAAGGCCGCGGACTGGTTGACCGTACTGGTCATATTCGCAGCGATTTTCTTTCTGGTGCGGCGTTGGATGCTGCCGGAGGTGCGGTTTGTCACCTCCGCGTCCGACTATGTGCTACTCGCGGTGGTCGCGGCTCCCTTTGTCACCGGCTTCATTGCTCACCGCCAATGGTTCGACTACGAGACCATGGTGGTCATCCACATGATTTCAGGGGCCGCAATGCTGATGGCAATACCTTTTACCAGGCTGAGCCACATGCTGTTCTTTCCGTTCACTCGAGCGTACATGGGGTCTGAATTCGGCGCAGTCCGCCATGCAAGGGACTGGTAA
- the tsaA gene encoding tRNA (N6-threonylcarbamoyladenosine(37)-N6)-methyltransferase TrmO has translation MHEIVYKPIGIVRSPFKDVEGMPIQAKAAAGIRGTVELNPDLVTGLKDLEGFSHIILIYHFHGFRGYSLEVRPFLDDSPRGVFATRAPRRPNAIGISVVRLDGIIGTTLHVQDIDILDGTPVLDIKPFVPEFDNRQSESVGWLNGKLQEADVKKSDRRFEDQ, from the coding sequence ATGCACGAAATCGTCTACAAGCCGATAGGGATTGTCCGTTCACCGTTCAAGGATGTCGAGGGAATGCCCATCCAGGCGAAAGCCGCAGCGGGGATACGCGGAACGGTCGAGTTGAATCCTGATCTTGTAACGGGTCTCAAAGACCTGGAAGGATTCTCCCACATCATATTGATCTACCACTTTCATGGCTTCCGGGGATACTCCTTGGAAGTTAGGCCGTTCCTCGACGATTCTCCCAGAGGCGTTTTCGCCACTAGGGCCCCGAGGCGTCCCAATGCTATCGGCATTTCCGTGGTAAGGCTCGATGGAATAATCGGGACCACACTTCACGTGCAGGACATCGACATTTTAGACGGAACACCAGTGCTGGACATAAAGCCATTTGTGCCGGAATTCGATAATCGGCAATCGGAAAGCGTAGGGTGGCTTAACGGTAAATTGCAGGAGGCTGATGTGAAGAAGTCGGATAGGAGATTTGAGGACCAATAA
- a CDS encoding PAS domain-containing protein, with amino-acid sequence MYHVAHNQYRKLLDALPCYVTLQDRDLGVLWSNSLSRKDFGDPAGKKCYELFGIDRAKCSDCPVQKTFFDGQVHSEELTLTTKSGSRINVIVHSSPLNNDRGQIVSAVWSAVNITSVKDIQKQMILLGQTVAGMAHSMKNIMMGLEGGIYVVNKGIEAKNQDEVKEGWDMVLFNFDKISHIVKDILYCSKEREPELQRIEPNKVVREVYGLFKDLARSYAIEIRLDLDDSIKDAIIDPDGLHTVLSNLITNAMDACKIDLWKDDHLIEIRTKKGKNGSVIFEVADNGIGIGKALKDHVFEDFFTSKGDKGTGLGLMVTQKILREHGGSITFRSRPGKGTTFVATFPFKDFHGELG; translated from the coding sequence ATGTATCATGTTGCCCACAATCAGTACAGGAAGCTCCTTGATGCGCTACCGTGTTACGTGACGCTCCAGGACCGTGATTTGGGCGTCCTTTGGAGCAACAGCCTGTCTCGCAAGGATTTCGGCGACCCTGCGGGAAAGAAGTGCTACGAACTCTTTGGAATTGATAGGGCCAAGTGCTCGGACTGCCCTGTCCAAAAGACGTTTTTCGACGGACAGGTCCATAGCGAAGAGTTGACGTTAACAACCAAAAGTGGTTCACGCATTAACGTCATTGTCCATTCGTCCCCTCTAAACAACGATCGCGGACAGATCGTATCCGCGGTCTGGTCCGCGGTAAACATCACCTCTGTAAAAGATATTCAGAAGCAAATGATTCTCCTGGGGCAGACCGTCGCAGGGATGGCTCACAGTATGAAGAACATCATGATGGGCCTTGAAGGAGGAATTTACGTCGTCAACAAGGGTATTGAGGCCAAGAATCAGGATGAGGTTAAAGAAGGCTGGGACATGGTCTTGTTCAATTTCGACAAAATCTCCCACATCGTCAAGGATATTCTTTATTGCTCCAAAGAACGGGAGCCGGAACTGCAAAGAATTGAACCGAACAAGGTCGTGCGGGAGGTCTATGGCCTTTTCAAAGACCTCGCCAGGAGCTATGCCATTGAAATAAGACTCGATCTAGATGACAGCATTAAAGACGCGATCATCGACCCCGACGGCTTGCACACAGTGCTTTCAAATCTGATTACCAACGCGATGGACGCCTGTAAAATCGACTTGTGGAAAGACGATCATCTAATTGAAATACGAACCAAGAAGGGGAAGAACGGGTCTGTCATCTTCGAAGTTGCAGACAATGGAATAGGTATTGGCAAGGCCCTGAAAGACCACGTGTTCGAAGACTTTTTCACCTCCAAAGGCGATAAGGGCACCGGTCTCGGTCTGATGGTGACCCAAAAAATCTTGAGAGAGCATGGAGGGTCCATCACTTTTCGGTCAAGGCCGGGCAAAGGCACAACTTTTGTTGCGACTTTCCCTTTTAAGGACTTTCACGGCGAACTCGGATAA
- a CDS encoding ATP-binding protein — MKELVIISGKGGTGKTSLTAAFAYLAQSKVLADCDVDAPDLHILARPEIMQREDFRAGIKACVDEEKCIQCGACVEACRFGAISKELQVNPFACEGCGVCFHVCPESAIALKEALNGSWFISETRFGPMVHAALLPGEENSGKLVALVRNQARMLAKQKRSRLILVDGAPGVGCPVISSVTGADHVAIVTEPTLSGLHDMKRVLTLVQSFRIPASVIVNKADMNQEVTGRIEGEAENRGASVLGRIPYDDEVIKAMVQRRTVVEQADGPASTSIRGIWERLEANELAQEQSE, encoded by the coding sequence CACGGCAGCTTTCGCGTATCTGGCCCAAAGCAAGGTTCTTGCTGATTGCGATGTCGACGCCCCAGACCTACACATCCTCGCGCGGCCGGAAATCATGCAGAGAGAAGACTTCCGGGCTGGGATCAAGGCGTGTGTCGATGAGGAGAAGTGCATTCAGTGCGGAGCTTGTGTCGAAGCATGCCGCTTCGGCGCCATTTCCAAAGAGCTTCAAGTAAATCCTTTCGCTTGTGAAGGCTGCGGAGTCTGCTTTCACGTTTGCCCTGAGTCTGCAATAGCGCTGAAAGAAGCCTTGAATGGCAGTTGGTTCATTTCCGAGACGCGTTTCGGACCAATGGTTCACGCTGCCTTGCTTCCCGGCGAGGAAAATTCGGGCAAGCTCGTTGCGCTCGTTAGAAATCAGGCCAGAATGTTGGCGAAGCAAAAGCGGAGCAGATTAATACTTGTGGACGGAGCGCCCGGAGTGGGTTGCCCCGTGATTTCATCGGTTACCGGAGCGGATCACGTCGCGATAGTCACTGAGCCGACGCTTTCGGGCTTGCACGATATGAAGCGTGTGCTCACACTGGTGCAAAGCTTTCGAATCCCCGCGTCAGTTATTGTGAACAAGGCTGACATGAATCAAGAAGTGACCGGCAGGATCGAAGGAGAAGCCGAGAACCGCGGGGCTTCGGTGCTCGGCCGCATACCGTACGACGACGAAGTCATAAAGGCTATGGTTCAAAGGCGCACTGTTGTGGAACAAGCAGACGGCCCCGCGAGCACGAGTATTCGGGGCATATGGGAACGACTGGAAGCCAACGAACTGGCTCAGGAGCAGAGCGAATGA
- a CDS encoding response regulator, translating to MSKKILVVDDEPHVVKYLTTFFNDCGYDTCSAGDGEQALEVLKEEKPDLVTLDLQMPNETGTRFYRNLMKDKEFKNVPVIVISGIPGRHLAVTKPIAVFEKPIDRDALLATIQKAIGE from the coding sequence ATGTCCAAAAAAATCCTCGTTGTGGATGACGAGCCCCATGTGGTGAAGTATTTGACCACGTTCTTTAACGACTGCGGCTATGACACGTGTTCGGCCGGGGATGGTGAACAGGCCCTGGAAGTGCTGAAGGAAGAGAAGCCCGATCTGGTCACGCTTGACTTGCAGATGCCTAACGAGACCGGGACCCGATTCTATCGAAACTTGATGAAAGACAAAGAGTTTAAGAACGTCCCCGTGATCGTCATAAGCGGTATACCCGGCCGGCACCTTGCTGTCACTAAGCCAATCGCGGTCTTTGAAAAACCCATTGACCGGGACGCTCTGCTTGCTACTATCCAGAAGGCGATTGGCGAGTAG
- a CDS encoding iron-sulfur cluster assembly protein, with the protein MSQLEDRRRQIERMLSEVIDPETGLSIMRMDLIHELQVRDPGRVSLVFRPSSPVCPMAYSLGNSIRTKIQDVDWVTSVAIKVENFSRSDHLEGLLNG; encoded by the coding sequence ATGAGCCAGTTGGAAGATCGAAGACGCCAAATAGAACGAATGTTATCTGAAGTAATTGATCCTGAGACAGGGTTGAGTATCATGAGAATGGACCTGATTCATGAGCTACAAGTGCGCGACCCGGGAAGAGTGAGTTTAGTGTTTCGGCCTTCGTCGCCGGTCTGTCCCATGGCGTATAGCCTCGGGAATTCAATAAGGACCAAGATTCAGGACGTGGACTGGGTGACTTCCGTGGCCATAAAGGTCGAGAACTTCAGTCGGTCGGACCATCTTGAAGGTCTACTGAACGGCTGA
- a CDS encoding zinc ribbon domain-containing protein: protein MPIKEYLCANCGSTSELLVGIGRNSDEILCKSCGSAELQECLSAPAPPVISNEQGHAGSGTCCGGTPSNKGCVPGSCCGNNP, encoded by the coding sequence ATGCCAATTAAAGAGTACTTATGCGCGAATTGCGGTTCCACCAGCGAGCTGCTTGTGGGAATAGGGCGCAATTCCGATGAAATCCTTTGCAAATCGTGTGGCAGTGCAGAATTGCAGGAGTGCCTCTCTGCGCCTGCTCCCCCGGTGATTAGCAATGAACAAGGCCATGCCGGAAGCGGCACCTGCTGTGGAGGGACTCCCTCAAATAAGGGCTGTGTACCGGGGAGTTGCTGCGGGAATAATCCATGA